A region from the Aegilops tauschii subsp. strangulata cultivar AL8/78 chromosome 5, Aet v6.0, whole genome shotgun sequence genome encodes:
- the LOC109776145 gene encoding uncharacterized protein: MASYRFLVQQLSGFFDGCEFLHVPRTDNEAANTLAKIGSSRQSIPSGVFLEHLHKPSVKPSLDPESIFVPDDPAAPPPGPGTAEPGPGAAEPGLGSAEPNPGTTEPGPGATQPGSGADALDPVAVVLDPAVVVPDPGAAASGSGAAAQELAMVAVFAVATVPSWALPISEFMETGVLPMDETEARQVQHRASAYSTINNELIKRGPTDIFQCCIEQEKGIEILLDIHQDAESLVLKCEGYQRFSKRSHQPASAL; encoded by the exons atggcaagctaccgcttcctcgtccagcagctGTCCGGCTTCTTCGAcggctgcgagttcctccacgtcccgCGCACGGATAATGAAGCTGCCAACACACTAGCCAAGATTGGCTCATCCCGGCAATCCATCCCGTCCGGCGTCTTCCTCGAGCACCTGCACAAGCCCTCCGTCAAGCCGTCTCTGGACCCTGAGTCCATCTTCGTCCCAGACGACCCGGCCGCACCTCcacctggcccggggactgccgaacccggcccgggggctgctgAGCCCGGCCTAGGGAGCGCCGAACCCAACCCGGGGACTACTGAACCCGGCCCGGGAGCCACCCAACCCGGCTCGGGGGCTGACGCCCTCGACCCGGTCGCCGTCGTCCTCGACCCAGCCGTCGTTGTTCCCGACCCGGGGGCCGCCGCCTCCGGCTCGGGGGCTGCCGCCCAAGAACTCGCCATGGTGGCCGTCTTCGCTGTGGCGACGGTCCCGTCGTGGGCCCTGCCCATCTCAGAGTTCATGGAAACCGGGGTtctccccatggacgagaccgaAGCCAGGCAAGTGCAGCACCGGGCGTCAGCCTACAGCACCATCAACAACGAGCTCATCAAGCGTGGTCCGACAGACATTTTCCAGTGCTGCATCGAACAAGAAAAGGGCATTGagatcctcctcgacatacatcagg ACGCTGAGTCACTTGTCCTCAAGTGCGAGGGATACCAACGCTTCAGCAAGCGCAGCCACCAGCCGGCCTCGGCGCTCTGA